The following are encoded in a window of Microvirga ossetica genomic DNA:
- a CDS encoding DUF3606 domain-containing protein, which yields MSDDKANRGGADRGRVAGGETYEVEYFAEKHGISVAQAEALIKELGNSREKLDAAAGKLKRG from the coding sequence ATGTCTGATGATAAAGCCAATCGCGGCGGTGCTGATCGGGGCCGTGTCGCCGGCGGGGAGACGTACGAGGTCGAGTACTTTGCCGAAAAGCATGGGATCAGCGTTGCTCAGGCTGAGGCGTTAATCAAAGAACTTGGGAATAGCCGTGAAAAGCTCGATGCAGCGGCTGGGAAGCTCAAGCGAGGCTAA
- a CDS encoding Ku protein, translated as MAERTVWKGHIKLSLVSCAVGLYPSTSSGGKIRFNTLNRKTGNRVKRQFIDSETEEVVESEEQVKGYLVGKGSYIQVEDEELDALKVESTHTIDIESFVPRDEVDERFLDTAYYIAPTDKVSNEAFCVIRDAIRDKGMAGIARIVLARRERMILLEPLDEGLVGTTLHAADEVRDEDKVFDEISEVKYPKEMKDLAGHIIESKAAHFDPKQFDDRYEEAVAELLKSKQAGKPLKEEASEKPSNVVNLMDALKRSVSAEKDGSAGKKAAPAKKPAAKSKSAKKPAPKTKARKAG; from the coding sequence ATGGCTGAACGGACGGTCTGGAAAGGCCACATCAAGCTGTCTCTCGTGTCCTGTGCGGTCGGCCTGTATCCCTCCACCTCGTCGGGAGGCAAGATCCGGTTCAACACCCTCAACCGCAAAACCGGCAACCGGGTGAAACGCCAGTTCATCGACAGCGAGACGGAGGAAGTCGTCGAAAGCGAGGAGCAGGTGAAGGGCTATCTCGTCGGCAAGGGCAGTTATATCCAGGTCGAGGACGAAGAACTCGATGCCCTCAAGGTGGAAAGCACTCACACCATCGATATCGAGAGCTTCGTGCCACGCGATGAAGTCGACGAGCGCTTCCTTGATACGGCGTATTATATCGCTCCGACCGACAAAGTGTCGAACGAGGCATTCTGCGTCATTCGCGATGCCATCCGCGACAAAGGTATGGCCGGGATCGCCCGCATTGTGCTGGCGCGGCGCGAGCGCATGATTCTGCTGGAGCCTCTCGATGAAGGGCTTGTCGGGACGACCCTTCATGCAGCGGATGAGGTCCGCGATGAGGACAAGGTTTTCGATGAGATCAGTGAGGTGAAGTACCCCAAGGAGATGAAGGACCTCGCCGGCCACATCATCGAGAGCAAGGCGGCACACTTCGATCCCAAGCAATTTGACGATCGCTATGAAGAGGCTGTCGCCGAGTTGCTGAAGTCGAAGCAGGCGGGCAAGCCTCTGAAAGAGGAGGCGTCCGAGAAGCCGTCGAACGTGGTCAATCTCATGGACGCGCTTAAGCGCAGTGTTTCCGCCGAGAAGGATGGCTCCGCGGGCAAGAAGGCTGCTCCGGCGAAGAAGCCCGCAGCGAAATCGAAATCGGCGAAGAAGCCCGCACCCAAAACGAAGGCGCGCAAGGCTGGCTAA